In Cervus elaphus chromosome 5, mCerEla1.1, whole genome shotgun sequence, the following proteins share a genomic window:
- the ZMYND15 gene encoding zinc finger MYND domain-containing protein 15, giving the protein MEFVSGYRDEFLDFAALLFGWFRKFVAERGAVGTSPEGRWRQLEAQIRRLPQDPALWVLHVLPNRSVGISLGQGAEPGPGPGLGAARLLGDEPPLHLRDLSPYVSFVSLEEGEEGEEEEEEEEEEENGEEEGAGTKKVETEENGELAPSSRESPQEATPPGEPEEAKQEAGGGEDGQEDRAEDEPGPERRKGRRSDAAPLHLSCLLLVTDEHGTILGIDLLMEGAQGSTGRGSGAENLAPRAYALLCHSMVCPMGSGDPRKPRQLTVGDAQLHRELENLVPRLGVKLAKTPMRTWGPRPGFTFASLRARTCHVCHRHSFEVKLTPCPQCGAVLYCGEACLRADWKRCPDDVSHRFWCPRLAAFMERAGELATLPFTYTAEVTSETFNKEAFLASRGLTRGYWTQLSMLIPGPGAPRHPRGSTPSLSLLLHGDPYQPFQGDGPALMPPVPPDSPRGLFGSWQDYYTWRGLSLDSPMAVLLTYPLTVYYVITHLVPQSFPELNIQNKQSLKIHVVEAGKEFDLVMVFWELLVLLPHMALELQFVGDGLPPESDQQHFTLQRDGPEVSVRPCSGVSARLSSGTKEKGVRRDLQIKVSARPYHLLQGPKPDLVIGFNSGFGLKDTWLSSLPRLQSLRVPAFFTESSEYGCVMDDQTMAVATGGGTSPPQPNPFRSPFRLRAADNCMPWYCNAFIFHLVYKPSQGSGARPAPGPVTPAPTPTAPPAPARRRRGEKKPGRGSRRRR; this is encoded by the exons ATGGAGTTTGTGTCTGGATACCGGGATGAATTCCTTGATTTTGCTGCCCTCCTCTTTGGCTGGTTCCGCAAGTTCGTGGCAGAGCGCGGGGCTGTAGGGACCAGCCCTGAGGGTCGCTGGCGGCAGCTGGAGGCTCAGATCAGAAGGTTGCCCCAGGACCCGGCCCTCTGGGTGCTCCACGTCCTGCCCAACCGCAGTGTGGGCATCAGCCTGGGGCAAGGGGCAGAGCCAGGCCCTGGACCAGGCCTGGGAGCTGCCCGGCTGCTGGGAGATGAGCCCCCACTCCACCTGCGAGACCTAAGTCCCTATGTCAGCTTTGTCagtctggaggaaggggaggaaggagaggaggaggaggaggaagaggaagaagaagagaatggAGAGGAGGAGGGTGCAGGCACCAAAAAGGTAGAAACAGAGGAGAATGGGGAGCTGGCCCCTAGCAGCAGGGAGTCTCCCCAGGAAGCCACCCCTCCAGGGGAGCCAGAGGAGGCCAAGCAGGAGGCTGGAGGTGGCGAGGATGGCCAAGAGGACAGGGCAGAAGACGAACCGGGGCCTGAGAGGAGGAAGGGACGGAGAAGTG ATGCTGCCCCCTtgcacctttcctgcctcctacTGGTGACGGATGAACATGGCACCATCCTGGGCATTGACCTGCTGATGGAAGGAGCCCAGGGGAGCACAGGCAGGGGCTCAGGGGCTGAGAACCTGGCTCCTCGAGCCTATGCTCTCCTCTGCCACAGCATGGTCTGCCCCATGGGCTCCGGAGACCCCCGAAAGCCCCGACAGCTTACTGTGGGAGATGCCCAGCTGCATCG GGAGCTGGAGAATCTAGTCCCAAGGCTGGGAGTGAAGTTAGCCAAGACCCCGATGCGGACGTGGGGTCCCCGGCCAGGCTTCACCTTTGCCTCCCTCCGGGCTCGAACCTGCCATGTTTGTCATAGGCACAGCTTTGAAGTGAAACTGACGCCCTG CCCCCAGTGCGGTGCTGTCTTGTACTGTGGAGAGGCTTGTCTCCGTGCGGACTGGAAGCGATGCCCAGATGACGTAAGCCACCGATTTTGGTGCCCAAGGCTTGCAGCCTTCATGGAGAGGGCTGGAGAACTGGCAACCCTGCCTTTTACCTACACCGCAG AGGTGACCAGTGAAACCTTTAACAaggaggccttcctggcctcccgcGGCCTCACTCGTGGCTACTGGACCCAGCTCAGCATGCTGATTCCAGGCCCTGGTGCCCCCAGGCACCCAAGGGGCAGCACACCCTCCCTCAGCCTTCTTCTCCATG GAGATCCTTACCAGCCTTTCCAGGGGGATGGGCCCGCCCTGATGCCTCCAGTGCCCCCGGATTCACCCAGGGGCCTCTTTG GCTCGTGGCAGGATTACTACACGTGGCGGGGCCTCAGCTTGGACTCCCCCATGGCCGTGCTCCTCACCTACCCGCTGACTGTGTACTACGTCATCACCCACCTGGTGCCCCAGTCCT TCCCTgagctcaacatccagaacaaACAGTCGCTGAAAATCCACGTGGTGGAGGCTGGGAAGGAGTTTGACCTTGTCATGGTGTTTTGG GAACTCTTGGTCTTGCTCCCCCATATGGCCCTGGAGCTGCAGTTTGTGGGTGATGGCCTGCCCCCCGAAAGTGACCAGCAGCACTTTACCCTCCAGAGG GATGGCCCTGAAGTATCTGTCCGCCCTTGTTCCGGCGTATCAGCACGGCTCAGCTCTGGGACTAAAGAGAAAGGGGTCCGCAGAGACCTGCAGATCAAGGTGTCTGCAAGGCCCTACCACCTGCTCCAGGGGCCCAAGCCTGACTTGGTCATCG GATTTAACTCTGGCTTTGGACTAAAGGACACTTGGCTGAGCTCGCTGCCCCGGTTACAG TCCCTCCGAGTGCCGGCCTTCTTCACCGAGAGCAGCGAGTATGGCTGTGTGATGGACGATCAGACCATGGCGGTGGCCACAGGAGGGGGGACCAGCCCTCCACAGCCCAACCCTTTCCGCTCCCCCTTTCGCCTCAGAGCGGCAGACAATTGCATGCCCTG GTACTGCAACGCTTTCATCTTCCACTTGGTCTACAAGCCCTCGCAGGGAAGCGGGGCCCGCCCGGCGCCCGGGCCGGTGACTCCGGCCCCAACTCCTACcgcccctcccgcccccgcccgTAGGCGCCGAGGAGAAAAGAAACCTGGGCGGGGGTCCCGCCGGCGCAGGTGA
- the CXCL16 gene encoding C-X-C motif chemokine 16 produces MLLGRASRFLWVLLFVTCLTSPGNGNEGSKVGRCLCDHRVSSHSPRDEQLMGNLRKYLKAYQRCISYVRFQLPYKNVCGGSTDRWVQELMRCFDSGECGHAQARVVARHGDAPLRSTQLPEPTEAAPSDTVTTSRTYLPSTLQRTQQPTPLEGAVSLDSKLIPTHETTTYTSGHSLGADPEARENQKQLKEKVGPAGGTSALVPVLSLLTIIFFLTGVLLYVVCKRRRKQSLKHPPDPAASSYLYTCSRRTSAQNGIF; encoded by the exons ATGCTGCTGGGCCGGGCATCCCGGTTCCTCTGGGTCCTACTATTTGTAACTTGTCTCACTTCTCCAG GCAATGGCAACGAAGGCAGCAAGGTTGGACGTTGTCTCTGCGATCATAGAGTCTCTTCCCATTCCCCCCGAGACGAGCAACTCATGGGAAATCTCCGAAAATACCTGAAGGCATATCAGCGCTGTATTTCCTACGTCAG GTTCCAGCTACCCTACAAAAATGTATGTGGAGGCAGCACTGACCGCTGGGTTCAGGAACTGATGCGCTGCTTTGATAGTGGAG AATGTGGACATGCTCAAGCTAGGGTGGTGGCCCGCCACGGGGATGCACCTCTTCGCAGCACCCAGCTTCCTGAGCCCACAGAAGCGGCACCTTCAGACACAGTCACCACTTCCAGGACGTACCTGCCATCCACCCTGCAGCGTACCCAGCAACCCACCCCTCTGGAAGGAGCAgtgtccttggacagcaagctcATCCCCACCCACGAAACTACCACTTACACTTCGGGCCACAGTCTGGGGGCAGACCCTGAGGCCAGGGAGAACCAGAAGCAGCTGAAAGAAAAAGTGGGTCCTGCAGGTGGGACATCAGCCTTGGTGCCTGTGCTGTCCCTCTTGACCATCATTTTCTTCCTCACTGGAGTCCTACTCTACGTGGTGTGCAAGCGGAGGAGGAAGCAGTCCCTGAAGCATCCCCCAG aTCCTGCAGCTTCATCATACTTATACACCTGCAGCAGACGAACCAGTGCACAGAATGGAATCTTCTGA
- the MED11 gene encoding mediator of RNA polymerase II transcription subunit 11 — MATYSLANERLRALEDIEREIGAILQNAGTVILELSKEKTNERLLDRQAAAFTASVQHVEAELSAQIRYLTQVATGQPHEGSSYSSRKDCQMALKRVDYARLKLSEVARTCEQMLEN; from the exons ATGGCTACCTACAGCCTGGCGAACGAGCGACTACGCGCCCTGGAAGACATCGAAAGAGAAATTGGAGCCATTCTTCAGAACGCAG GTACCGTGATCTTGGAACTGTCCAAGGAAAAAACCAACGAGAGGCTCTTAGACCGACAGGCAGCGGCCTTCACCGCGTCGGTGCAGCACGTGGAGGCGGAGCTGTCGGCTCAGATCCGCTATCTCACTCAG GTGGCCACAGGGCAGCCCCACGAGGGCTCCAGCTACTCTTCGAGGAAGGACTGTCAAATGGCCCTGAAGCGGGTGGACTATGCTCGCCTGAAACTCAGTGAGGTGGCCCGAACCTGTGAGCAGATGCTGGAGAACTAG